Part of the Woronichinia naegeliana WA131 genome, CGTTTGCTTTTCTAAAAACTTCCAATTTGATTCTGCCCCGTCTGCTATCCCGACCAATGTTGCCTCTGGATAACGGTTTTTCGCTCGCTCAATTTCTCTTTCCAATCTTTCTAGAAAACTCTTTTTTCCATACTCTGGTGCCGCACCTAGATAGATTGTAGGTTGACGTTCGCCTTCACTATCGTATAGGGAAACGGTTCCCACCATTGCTTCACGGTAGCCATCCTCACACATCAGCATACAGGTTCCATCTAATCCTATTCCCACTGTTGCAATTTGGCTATCCTCCTTGGGCGGGGCATAACTCCACGCTTCTTCTTTTGCCTGTACCACACTTCCTACTGCTTCACTCAATCTTTGGATATAGGATAGCGCTACTTTTCTACCATGATTTTCTAATAAATCATTTTTCACCTCTTTGCCTGCCATCCCTGACATTTTTGAGGATACCTGTTTTGCCAATAATGGCGTTGATGTTATGATTATCCTTGCTTCTCTTTCTAAGGGGCAATACGTTTTTCCTCAAAGGTGAACGCTGATATACATGACGATTCACTATAACCTCACCATAAGGTGTTTGATATTCTTTCGGTTGCTCTCCCTTACTCTTCCAGATTTCTTCACCGATTTTTAAGGGTGAACCATCTGTATCTAAATATTTCAAGGCTTCTTTGCTGGCGATGCAACCTACTTCGTTTAAGCCTTTTTGAATATTTATTTCTGTATCCAACATTGAACGACTGAGTTCTAATGTTAGTTCTATTTTTATCTTTGAACCCTCTACATTAATTAGTTTTGCTGTCATCATTGTTTCCTCTTTGTCACTTTTCATCTCATGTTAACACTTTTCTTTTCCTTCATCAACTAAAGGTCACACCCTTCATCGTAAGGTTAGTGGCGGTGCTAGAAGTCATTGGGGCGGACAACTTGTTGCCATGATGTTTAGTTTTCTTGAAACCATGAGACTTCAAGGTAAAAGTGCGGTCGAACAGTTATCTCTTATTTTATCTTCCTCTGGTCTTTCTCCTCCTTCCATTGATGACTTTCTTCCTCTCTAGTATTTTTGGGGCTTAATGAGAATTAAGCCCCACTTATTGCTGTGACTAATTACATCGCTTTTTTTTAAGCATATTTCTAAGTTGTGTATTTCCTAACAATATACCCGTTTCTTTTTCCATATGAGTTGATAGTCTTGCTACTGTCCAACGTCCAAATTCATATCCAAACTCTTCAGGCTCTTTGATTATTATCTCCGTCAATTTCTCTATGTATTCTTCTGTTACTTTCCTGTGATTTCCTTTTTTTCTTTTGTCTCTTAAGCTTTCTATCTCTTTCGGATTTCCATTATTGCACCAGTACCACACTTGTCGTTTGCAACATCCTAATAATCCTGATATTTCATCATACGTTTTTCCTTCATTTCTCAGTAACATAATCAATATTCTCTCTCTTGTAACTGCGTGCTCTTCCGTTTTAAGGGCTTTTTGTAGCTCTTTCTTGGTCTTTTGGTCTAAGAAGTTTAACGTCAGCATAGTCATACAAAAAAGTAAGTCTATATATTCTACCTTATATCCACTTAGAGTGATGACAGCTTATATCGCTAGATGGCAAGGTAGGGGTCAAAGTGGGAGAATTTGACAGGGGTGGAAAAACGCGGGTAAAAACAGAGGCATTCTTACCATGACTTTGGAGCAGAAGTTACTCTAATTCCTTACGGAATTTTTCTACCTGAACAGAATGAATTATCTTTATTTTTTGTGTCGTCCAAATTAACAGCAGATTGCATTGGTGACATATTAGAAAGTTGGTGGGAAAGTGTAAAGCATCGCTTTAGTCATATTGAGAAATTGGTGATAAATCAGGATAATGGACCTGAAAATCATTCACGTCGTAGTCAATTCATGCGGCGTATGATTGATTTTACAGAATCGTCAAAGCTAGATATACAATTGGCTTATTATCCGCCGTATCACAGCAAGTATAATCCGATAGAGCGTTGTTTTGGTTGGTTAGAAAAACATTGGAATGGGAGTTTACTGGATACGGTTGAAACCGTGCTTAATTTTGCTAAAACGCTAACATTCAGGGGTCAAAATCCTGTAGTGAAACTGATAGAAAAAGTTTATGAGACAGGAGTGAAGCTGAGCAAGGCTGGGATGGAAAAGGTTGAAGCACGGATTAATCGCCTTCCTAGCCTCAAAAAATGGTTTGTGGAAATCTTTGCCAAACCGCTATAATCATTGGATCATCTTTTTTTCTGGTGTTCTCTAACTAAAAACGCCCTCTCAAGCCAAATTCAAACTTGTCCAGTAGACTTGGTCTGGCATCTGATATTCTAAAGCTTGATGGAATCGCTCTTTGTTATAGAAATTAAACCATTTTTTTACCTCTTCTGTCAAGTGTTTTCCATCCTCAAAAGAATAAATGTAAATTAACTCGTATTTTAGAGAACGCCACAATCTTTCAATAAAAATATTGTCATAGCAACGTCCCCTTCCGTCCATACTAATTTGGATGTTTTCTTGCTTTAAACATCCTGTAAATTCCTTCGAGGTAAATTGGCTTCCTTGATCACTATTAAAGATGTCTGGTTTGCCATAAATTGACAATGCTTCCTCCAATGCTGACTTACAAAAATAAACATCCATAGTGTTGCTAATCCTCCATGACAAGACCTTACGACTAAACCAATCCATAATTGCTACTAGATAAAAGTGTCCTTTTCCTATTGGCAAATAGGTGATGTCGGTACACCAAACTTGATTGGCTTTTTCAATGCTTAAGTCTCGTAATAAGTAAGGATAAATTTGATGCTCAGGGTTTCGCAACGTTGTTCTTTTCTTGGGGTAAATTGCTTGTATTCCCAATTGATTCATCAATCGTATCACTCTTTTTCGATTTACCTCATAACCTAATGTGTTGAGGTATACTGTCATCTTTCTGCTCCCATAAAATGGTGTTTTCATATATTGTTCATCCAACAGTCTCAATAGTGTCAATTCTTCGGAACTAATTTCCTTTGGTTCGTAATAATAACTCGAACGATTTATTCCTAATAATTCACATTGACGTTGAATGCACAATTCAGAATGTTTGGGGTCTACCAAGGTTTTTCGGTCGGTAGCCCCAATTGTACCGACCTGTCCACTAAAAAATCTCGCTCGACTTTTAGCTTTCCTATTTGCCGATATAGCTCATTTATCTGAGTTTCAGCATTTTCTTTGATTTCTTTTCCTTGGTTTTCTGTTTCAAAGATTTGACTAGTGGCACGTCAACTTTATTTTGATGGGTTGCTAGATTCTCAAAGCCTTGCCAAAATAGACTTACGGGTTCTTGTAGCCCCTCATTTCAAGCTTGATAGACCACTAGCTTCGTCTAATACTTTTCGTTTCCATCCATTAATCATTGTTGGATGAATTTCATATTGACTGGCTAATTCAGATACCGTTTTCTCTCCTCGAATTGCTTCTAAGGCGACTTTGGCTTTGAACTGGGCTCCATACTGTTTTTTCTTGTTGCTCATACCCACATTCCGCAGGTTGTCGAAGAGGAGCACTAGTTCACGCGAGCTAGTATCGGTACTTGTGCATTGATTTCGGGCAAGGATAAAAAATGTCAATAAAGTTCTAAAATGGAGTCTTGTCTTAGATAGAATCAACAGTAAAAATGAATAACCTAAATATTAAAGACCTCGACCACTTAGGAATCGTAGCGGGAATTATAGATGAAATGGGTTTAGTAGAAATTATCGATGAGGAAGTGGGAACTCATCCTCAAGAAAAGCTCAGTGTAGGTACAATAGTAAAAGCAATGATATTAAACTGCTTAGGATGTATCAATGCTCCGTTATATTTGTTGAGTGAGTTTTTTAAAGGAAAAGTATTAGAACACCTATTAGGAGAAGGAATAAAAGCAGAAGATTTAAATGATGACAAGCTAGGAAGGTCATTGGATAAGGTATTTGGAGTGGGGGTAAAAAACCGGTTCACGAAAATAGTCCTAAAAGCGGCAGCAATCTTTGGAATAGAACAAAAGTCAAAGCATTTAGACTCAACCTCAATGTCTGTACAAGGGAAGTATAAGGAAAGGATAGAAGATGAGGAAGACGAGCAGACAAAAGCCATAAAAATAAAATTTGGTTATTCCAGAGATAAACGACCAGACCTAAAACAGTTTATGTTAAATATGATATGTAGTGGAGATGGTGGTGTCCCTCTCTTTATGCAATTAGGAGATGGCAATGAATCGGATAAAAAGGTGTTTCCCCGGTTCTCCTGAACAAAGAGTGATAATTAGAACTTATCATGAAAAGCAAGCTAAAAAACGGTTTCGCATATTATCAAAGTTCATAAATCCATAAGCTTGACGCTTGATTAGTTTAAGACGATTATTAATTCCTTCCATTGCCCCATTCGTCGTTCGACTCAAAAAGTAGTTACAAATAGAGTCTAAATTCCTACGAATTGTGCTAATTACATCTGTATAAATGCTCTTAGCATTCTCTAACCATTCTGTAAATTTTAATCGCCCTTCTTCCTTCTCATTTACTTTTTCATATATTTCTCTAAATGACTCTTTATACTCATACGCCTTACGCAGACGAGCAGATTGCTTTAACACCAATTCTAATTTTTCTAACTCCTCCTCTTTTAGGTCTTCTTTATTTTTTAATAATAGCCATTTTTCTCCCTTAATTTTTACATTCAACCTTGTCTGTTTACGGATTTTATTTAATTCTTCATTCACCGCCTTCATTACATGAAATCTATCCGTTACAATTACTGCATTCGGAAATACTTTTTCTATCACCTTCGGAAATCCTACCCACATATCTACACTCACTTGTTCTACTCCTTCCCTCACCTCTAACGGTTTCTCCATCAGCACTTCTATTATTTTATCTTGTTGATGACTATCAATTACTTCTATTAATTCTCCTTTTTCTAGGTCTCCTACCACTGTTACAAAATTCTGATGACCTTTTCGTTTCGCTATTTCATCCATCCCCACGTATTTTACCCCTTGCCAATCCTTTTTTTTACTTCACATTGACGTTGATAAATTCCATTTACTTGATCCCATGATAGAGATTCCTCTCTGCTTACTTGTTCCACACTGCTCACATTTACTCGTCCATAAATATATTCTTCATACCGCACCGTATATTTCCTACGGGCTTCCATGAATTCCAGATTTTCTGTAAAAAACCTTTGACAATTTTTACAGTAAAATTTACGACGAGGCACTTTCAGGTATACCATTTGACCAGATATAGACAAATCCCTTACCAGTACATTGTTCGTCTGATGTAATTCATCTGTTAAGCTACCACAATAATTACATTTGACTTCTTCCTCTTGACAACTCAGTATTAAAAATGCCTGTTTCCCTTCTTGAATAACATTTCTTATGCTTACCTTTGGCAAATTCAGGAGATTTTCCAGAAAAAATAACATTGATGTCATCCTCATATACTGTATCTTATTATACATCTTTTACCGCAAAGCCAGAAGAACCGTTTCCCCAGATAATCAAAGACTGTCAAGAAACGTTGAATATGGAAGGTTTATCGGTGATGGATGGAGCTTTTTATACGGCGGAAAATGTGGGCATGGCGAGGTCAATTCAATGGTTAAGTCGTGTCCCTCTGAAAGAAGCCACTGAGACTTTGGCAAATATATCAGAAGACCAATGGCAGCAGGGTGAACAGGACGGTTATCGTTGGCAAGTGAGGGCTTCGGAATATGGGGGTGAACAGCAACGATGGCTTGTGGTCGAAAGTGCTCAACGTATCCAGTCCGATAATAAAGCTATAAGTCAAAAAATTGAGAAAGCCGATAAAGTTGTCAAAAAAGAATGGCAGAAACTTTGTGGACAGAATTTTGCTTGTGAGGCCGATGCTCTTACTGAGGCTCAACTCTGGCCAAAAACCTTGACTTATCATCAACTCAGTCAAGTTGAGGTTCAGACTATTCCTTACTATGCCAAGGGAGGAAGACCGAAACAAGGGGCTACCCCTCTCGGTTTTCATTACCGCTTAACTGGGCAATTAAGCCTTGATTCCTCTTGCTTGGAAGCCGCATCTAAACGGGCTGGACGTTTTATTTTAGCTACTAATATTCTTGATTCTCAGGTTTTGAGTCCCGACCAGATGTTGGCTGAATATAAGGCTCAACAAAACACCGAGCGCGGCTTTCGCTTTCTCAAAGACCCTTTCTTTTTTGCCTCTGCTCTTTTTCTCAAGAATCCTCAACGCATTATGGCTTTGATGATGATTATGGTTGTCTCTTTATTGGTTTATACTTTGGCACAACGTCGCCTACGACAGGCTTTGGCTCTTGCCCATCAGACTATTCCTAATCAAAAGGGTAAACCGACCGCCATTCCCACTCTGCTTTGGGTCTTTCAGTCTTTTCTGTTTATCCGTTGGTTAGAGATTGACGGCATTCAAACTATCGTTAATTTGACCTCCAAACACAAACATATTCTTTCCTTTCTTGGCTCTTCATGTCAAAAGTACTACTTTGTCTCTTGACTTACCTGCGGAATGTGGGCTCATAGCTCTCCTGATTTCGATTTAGAGCTTACACTACTGTCCAGTTTTGGGGGGCCACCTCAATCTTTGTCTGGGTTCCCATGGCATCAATTGTGACGATACAACCTTTGACCTCCAGCATTTTCAGGAGTTTGGGTATCGCCGTTATTTCATTCGATTTGCTTTCCACTTTGCACTGTCCTAGCACTAAGCGATTCGCTGTTGCCCATGCACTCACCATCTGAATTGCACCCTTCCCGTTGGCATTGTCATAGGATTGGCGGAGGGTTTTTCCGTCAATTGCTATCACTTCCCCTTCACTTACCTCCGCTATACTTTTGACCCAATCGAGAAAACAGTCTTGAAATTGCTCTGGGTTCAGACTAGCAAATACACGCGCAAACGTATCGTCGGAGGGGATGCCATTCGGCAATTCCAAAATTTTTTTTAGCCATTGATGTTTAGGCACTGGTATCGTCTAGCTAGGGCTTGCCGAAAAAAAGCTGAAACTCTTACGGAGAAAAGATAGTAGCCGAATTAAGGACAGGCAGAATACAGGGAAATAGGTTAAAATGGCTTGAAAACCTTGCCGGAAAAGGAGGCAAAACATATGTACGGAAGACAACAGTACGAAACTAAGACACCAGAAAACTTCAAAAATCCGTTCGATGGGCAGTTAGACGCAGAAAATCGTTGGGTAAAAATGTCAAAAATGATTCCCTGGGAAGAATATGAGGAAGAATATGCAAAAAACTTCACAGAGGAAAAAGGAGCACCAGCGAAATCATTTAGAATGGCGTTGGGGGCATTAATCATCAAAGAAATGTTAGGAATAAGTGATAGAGAAACAGTGGAACAAATTAAAGAAAATCCTTATTTACAGTATTTTATAGGAATGGAAAGCTATAGTAGCGAAGAAGCATTTAATGCGTCAATGATGGTTCATTTTCGTAAAAGAATAGGAATGGAATTAATCAATAAAATTAATAAAGAAATGGTAAAGAAGTTCGAGGGAGTAGTGTCAGAAAAAAAAGAAAATGAAGGACAGCTATTGTTAGATGCAACTTGTACACCAGCAGATATAAAATATCCAACGGATATAGAAATATTGAATGAAGCAAGAGAAAAAACAGAAGAAACAATAGATGAGCTTTATAAACAAATACAAGGAAAAGAGAAAAAAAAGCCAAGAACGTATAGAGTAGCAGCAAGAAAAGACTACCTAGAGATAGTCAAAAAACGTCGTGTGTCAAAAAAAGAAAGAAGAAAAGGAATAAAAAAACAACTACAATATGTAAAAAGAAACTTGTCTCATATAGAAAAAATGATAGAAGAGGGAGCCAAGTTAGAAAAACTAACGAAAAAGGAGCAAGAAGAGCTTGTAACGATAAGAAAAGTGTATGAGCAACAGTTAGAGATGTATGCAAAAAAGACGAATAAAGTAGAAAACAGAATTGTGAGTATAACCCAACCTCACATCCGTCCAATAGTGCGTGGCAAAGTAGGAAAAGCAGTAGAGTTTGGAGCTAAAATATCGGCAAGTAGTGTGAATGGCTTTGTCTTCTTAGACAAATTGAGTTGGAATAATTATAACGAATCGGGAGATTTACAAGAGCGAATAGAAGAATATAAAAAGGAGAGAGGATGTTATCCCGAATCGGTTCATGTGGATAAAATATATCGAACAAAAGCGAATCGAGCTTATTGTAAAGAGAGGGGAATAAGAATGAGTGGTCCCCGCTTGGGAAGACCACCGAAAGAGGTGAGCAAAGAAAAAAAGGAAGAGGCCCGCTCAGATGAAAGAGTGCGTAATGCCATAGAGGGTAAATTCGGACAGGGAAAGAGAAGATTTAGTCTGGGTCGAGTGATGGCCAAACTTCCTGAAACCTCTGAGACTGTGATAGCGATGAATTTTTTGCTAATGAATCTTTCTACTCTACTTCAGAAGACAAAGAAGAAAACAAAAAGTAAGAAGTTGTAGAGTCGTTTTTCTTCTGAAAAATGGTGTTAATTTTCCTCTCTTTTGTGAGGAGTGATTTTTGTTGACTTTTTGTAGAAAGAAAGGGACAATAGATTAAACAAAATCTGTATTGTGACTTCTT contains:
- a CDS encoding IS1634 family transposase; the encoded protein is MNNLNIKDLDHLGIVAGIIDEMGLVEIIDEEVGTHPQEKLSVGTIVKAMILNCLGCINAPLYLLSEFFKGKVLEHLLGEGIKAEDLNDDKLGRSLDKVFGVGVKNRFTKIVLKAAAIFGIEQKSKHLDSTSMSVQGKYKERIEDEEDEQTKAIKIKFGYSRDKRPDLKQFMLNMICSGDGGVPLFMQLGDGNESDKKVFPRFS
- a CDS encoding transposase produces the protein MFLPEQNELSLFFVSSKLTADCIGDILESWWESVKHRFSHIEKLVINQDNGPENHSRRSQFMRRMIDFTESSKLDIQLAYYPPYHSKYNPIERCFGWLEKHWNGSLLDTVETVLNFAKTLTFRGQNPVVKLIEKVYETGVKLSKAGMEKVEARINRLPSLKKWFVEIFAKPL
- a CDS encoding transposase family protein, giving the protein MEARRKYTVRYEEYIYGRVNVSSVEQVSREESLSWDQVNGIYQRQCEVKKRIGKG
- a CDS encoding helix-turn-helix domain-containing protein, with protein sequence MTMLTLNFLDQKTKKELQKALKTEEHAVTRERILIMLLRNEGKTYDEISGLLGCCKRQVWYWCNNGNPKEIESLRDKRKKGNHRKVTEEYIEKLTEIIIKEPEEFGYEFGRWTVARLSTHMEKETGILLGNTQLRNMLKKKRCN
- a CDS encoding transposase — translated: MSNKKKQYGAQFKAKVALEAIRGEKTVSELASQYEIHPTMINGWKRKVLDEASGLSSLK
- a CDS encoding IS1634 family transposase, translating into MSSSYTVSYYTSFTAKPEEPFPQIIKDCQETLNMEGLSVMDGAFYTAENVGMARSIQWLSRVPLKEATETLANISEDQWQQGEQDGYRWQVRASEYGGEQQRWLVVESAQRIQSDNKAISQKIEKADKVVKKEWQKLCGQNFACEADALTEAQLWPKTLTYHQLSQVEVQTIPYYAKGGRPKQGATPLGFHYRLTGQLSLDSSCLEAASKRAGRFILATNILDSQVLSPDQMLAEYKAQQNTERGFRFLKDPFFFASALFLKNPQRIMALMMIMVVSLLVYTLAQRRLRQALALAHQTIPNQKGKPTAIPTLLWVFQSFLFIRWLEIDGIQTIVNLTSKHKHILSFLGSSCQKYYFVS
- a CDS encoding ISL3 family transposase, which encodes MDEIAKRKGHQNFVTVVGDLEKGELIEVIDSHQQDKIIEVLMEKPLEVREGVEQVSVDMWVGFPKVIEKVFPNAVIVTDRFHVMKAVNEELNKIRKQTRLNVKIKGEKWLLLKNKEDLKEEELEKLELVLKQSARLRKAYEYKESFREIYEKVNEKEEGRLKFTEWLENAKSIYTDVISTIRRNLDSICNYFLSRTTNGAMEGINNRLKLIKRQAYGFMNFDNMRNRFLACFS
- a CDS encoding IS3 family transposase: MVDPKHSELCIQRQCELLGINRSSYYYEPKEISSEELTLLRLLDEQYMKTPFYGSRKMTVYLNTLGYEVNRKRVIRLMNQLGIQAIYPKKRTTLRNPEHQIYPYLLRDLSIEKANQVWCTDITYLPIGKGHFYLVAIMDWFSRKVLSWRISNTMDVYFCKSALEEALSIYGKPDIFNSDQGSQFTSKEFTGCLKQENIQISMDGRGRCYDNIFIERLWRSLKYELIYIYSFEDGKHLTEEVKKWFNFYNKERFHQALEYQMPDQVYWTSLNLA